The following are encoded together in the Hyalangium ruber genome:
- a CDS encoding helix-turn-helix domain-containing protein, which produces MAMDKELSETLKKAIGANIRKARLRLGLSQARLAEMVEMSTEVLGRMERKKVLPRLERLVLLCRILGVSPDQMLGFTAGPSHPPAAPTSPAYDEMMTVMRHFFLQMESRLTEAERKELMQTFAHLQRLITLMKKKGPSAVMSRRTRQSRSRK; this is translated from the coding sequence ATGGCCATGGACAAGGAGCTGAGCGAAACCCTCAAGAAGGCCATCGGGGCCAACATCCGAAAGGCGCGGCTGCGCCTCGGGCTCTCCCAGGCACGCCTGGCCGAGATGGTCGAGATGTCGACCGAGGTGCTCGGACGGATGGAGCGCAAGAAGGTGCTGCCGCGGCTGGAGCGGCTGGTCCTCCTGTGCCGAATCCTTGGGGTGTCGCCTGATCAGATGCTGGGCTTCACCGCTGGCCCGAGTCATCCGCCGGCCGCGCCGACCTCACCGGCCTACGACGAGATGATGACGGTGATGCGTCACTTCTTCCTGCAGATGGAGTCACGCTTGACGGAGGCGGAGCGCAAGGAGTTGATGCAAACCTTCGCTCACCTGCAGCGGCTGATCACCCTGATGAAGAAGAAGGGGCCATCGGCGGTGATGTCCCGGCGTACGCGCCAGTCTCGGAGCCGGAAGTAG